TCGGGTCAGCCGTTGACGGAGGAGCATGGCGGCCCTGTGCGGCTGGTCGTGCCGCAACTGTATTTCTGGAAGAGCGCCAAATGGCTCCAGGCGATCGAGTTCCTGACCGAGGATGCGCCGGGCTTCTGGGAAGTCCGTGGCTATCATAACCGTGGCGATCCCTGGGCCGAGCAGCGCTATTCAGACGATTGATTTTAGGCAACGACGGGGGAAGCCCATGCCGACGGAACGTTTTCAATTCACCGGCGAAGGCGGCCATCAGCTTTCAGCAGCGCTCGAACTGCCGGACGGTGAGCCCGCGGCCTTCGCACTGTTCGCGCATTGCTTCACCTGCGGCAAGGACACGCTGGCGGCCAAGCGCATCGCGGTCGCGCTTGCCGCCAAGGGTATCGCGGTGCTGCGGTTCGACTTCACCGGGCTCGGCTCCAGCGAGGGCGATTTCGCCAATTCCACGTTCTCCTCCAACGTTACCGATCTCGTGCGCGCGGCCGATCATCTGCGCAGCGTCCGCAAGGCGCCGTCGGTCCTGATTGGCCACAGCCTCGGCGGCGCGGCGATCCTCGCGGCAGCGGGACAAATTCCGGACGCCAAGGCGGTCGTGACCATTGCAGCGCCGTCCGATCCGGCCCACGTCACCGGTCTCTTTAGGGAGCATCTCGACAACATCCGCACCCAGGGCGAGGTCGAAGTCTCGCTCGCCGGACGCCCGTTCCGGATCAAGCGCGAATTCCTCGACGACATCGCCGAGCACGAGCTGATGAAGGACATCACCGGCTTGCACAAGGCGCTTCTCGTGATGCATTCACCCGTCGACGACACCGTCGGCATCGACAATGCGACAAAGATTTTCGTCGCAGCAAAACATCCCAAGAGCTTCGTCTCGCTCGACCACGCCGACCATCTACTGACGAAACCGGCCGACGCTCTCTACGCGGCCGACGTAATCGCGGCCTGGGCAAGCCGCTACATCGACACTGCAAGGCCCGCGAAAACGATGGATCTCGCCGAAGTACCGCGCAAGGTGGTGGTGCAGGAGACCCGCAAGAGCAAATTCAACCAGATCATCACCATCGGGCCACATCATCTGGTGGCGGACGAACCGGTGACCGCGGGCGGCGAGGATGCCGGACCCGGGCCCTATGATTTCCTTCTCGCCGGCTTGGGCGCCTGCACCTCCATGACCATGCGCCTCTATGCCGACCGCAAATCGCTGCCGCTCGATCGCGTCACAGTCTCGCTGAAACATTCCAAGATCCATGCCAAGGACTGCGCGGAGTGCGAGACGCGCGAGGGCATGCTCGACCAGATCGAGCGCGACATCGCGATGGACGGCGCGCTCGATGCCGAGCAGCGCAAGAAACTGATGGAGATCGCCGACAAATGCCCGGTGCACCGGACGTTGACGTCGGAGATCCGCATCGTGACGAAGGCGGTGGACTAGCGCATTATTGTTTGAGCATGATCTTTTCGGAAAACCGCCTCACACTCTTCCGGATCATGCCCTAGAAGCACGACGCCATCGTCCGCAACGCCGCGCTGATCTCGTTCTCTCGCCACGCCGCAAAGCCGAGCAGCAGGCCATGATCGCGCGGCTTGCCGAGCGCCAGGCTCGACAGGGCTCGCGTCACAACGCCCGCCGCAACGAGCCGCTTCACCACCGCCTGATCGGCACGACCACGCTTGAGACGAGCCACGAGCTGGATTCCGCCCGAGGGCACTTCGGCCGAAAGCACCTCGCCCAGATGATGCTCGAGTCCCTCAACGAGGTGATCGCGGCGCGCGTGATAGAGTCGGCGCATGCGACGCAGATGCGCCAGGAAGTGCCCATCGCTGATGAATTCAGCCAGCGCTTCCTGGATGTGACTGGCGGCGATCAGCCCCATGTGCCGCTGCGCGATCTCCAAGGTGCCGACCAGCGCCGGCGGCGCGACGAGATAGCCAAGCCGGATATCGGACGTCATCGCCTTCGAGAAGGTGCCGACATAGAACACACGGCCGTGCGCGTCGAGCCCCTGCAGGGCCGGCACCGGCCGGCTGTCGTAGTGGAATTCGCCGTCGTAATCGTCCTCCACGATCCAGGTCTTGCCGGGCCGGCTTGTCCTGAGAAACTCGGTGCGGCGCTCCAGCGACATCAGCCGCCCGGTTGGGTGCTGATGCGACGGCGTCATGAAGACGAGCTTTGGCGCAAGTACGTCCGGCATCCGCTGCATGCCCTGCTCGTCCAGCTCCACGCCGATCACGCGCGCACCGGACCCACGGAAGGCAGCCGCGGCGCCGGGATAGCCGGGATCCTCGACCCAGACCTCGTCACCTGGCGTAATGAGCACGGCCGCGATCAAGGTCAACGCAGCCTGTGCACTTGGCAGGATCATGATCTGCTCTGCGGTGGCGCGGACACCCCGGCTGGTCGCCAGATAATGCGCCAGCGCCTCACGCAGCCGCGTCCGGTTCACCGGGCCGAGCTCGCGCTTGACGGCACGCACGGCACTGCCGCGCAAGCAGCGCGCCCAGATCTCGTTCGGAAACTCCCTGAAATCGCCGTGCCCCGGACGTAACGGCCTGAGCGGTGCCTGATAGGACATCGGCCAGTCAGTCTGCTTGAGCTTCGACGCCCAGGGCGAGAGCCGCGGCTTGACAGGGCGGATGCTCGAAGCGACGGCGCCCGCCCCTTCGGCGCGCTCATCGCCGTCGATCGTCACCACCGCCCGGCGCCCGTGTGACGCCGTCAAATATCCCTCGGCAGCGAGTTGCTCGAACGCATAGGTGACGGTGTTGCGCGAAACGCCAAGCTCACTCGCAAGCCGGCGGCTCGACGGCAACACGTAACCTTTGCCCAGGCTTCCGGCAGCGATCAGGTTTCGAAGCCGGCTCGTCAATTGGACGACCAGGCCCTCATCGCCGGCCCGCTTCAGGTTGATCAGGCCGGAGATCATGCTTTCCGAAACTGGCACCTTATTCCTTTTCGATCTGGCACTTTTTCAGGTGCCAAATGGGATGCTATCCGCCGTACCGGACTGCTTCAAGGATTTTACGATGAACTCCCTTTCGCCTCGCGCGGCCATCGGTCTGTTCCTCATCGTCGTGCTAGCCTGGGGCGTGAACTGGTCGGTCACGAAACAGCTCGTGCAGTTCCTTCCGCCACTGTGGACGTCAGCGATCCGGAGCTGGATCGCGCTGGCTGGATTGATCGTGATCCTCGGACTGAGCAAGAATCTGGTGATCCCGGAGCGGCACGACATTCCGGTGATCCTGAGCGTGGCGCTGCTGCACATGACGGTGTTCTCGGTCCTTGTTGCGGCCGGCGTGCGCTTCCTGCCCGCGAGCAAGGCCATCGTGCTCGGTTACACCACCCCACTCTGGGTCGCGATCGCCGCGCCCTTGCTGGGAAAGGATACGCTGACCGCGTCAAAGCTCGCCGGCGCCCTGCTCGGATTGATAGGCCTTGCCGTGATCCTGAATCCGGCGTCGATCGACTGGACCAATGACAACGCTGTCCTCGGCGCCGGCATGGTCATCCTGGCCGCGATCTCCTGGGCGGCGAACATCATCTATATCCGCGCGCATCGCTGGATCGCCTCGCCGCTCCAGCTCCTGATCTGGCAGGTGCTCGTCGCGACAATCGTGCTGTCAGTCAGCGCGACGGTCGTCGATGGACTGCCTCACGCGGAATGGTCGTGGAAGCTCGTTCTGCTGTTCCTGTACTCGGGGCTGATCGGAACGGCGCTGGCCTATTGGGCGATGTCGATGGTCAACAAGAGCATTTCGGCCCTGACGACCTCGCTCGGCACCACCGGGACGCCGCTGGTCGGTATCGCCAGTGCTGCGATCCTGCTGGGCGAACCTATCGACATGAGCCTTGCTGTCGCGGCCGGACTGATCGTCACCGGCATCGGCCTTGCGACGCTGGGCGACCGGATGCTGCGCGGTCAGGCCACGGCAAGCAGCTGAACGCGCAGCGCGCCGCGCAGGCCCGCCGTGGTACCGAGAACGATGCCGGCAACCGCGACGAACGAGCCCAGCGCAAGCGTCGATAGGCCGGTCAGCCCCTGCCCGATCGAGCAACCAAACGCCATCACGCCGCCGATGCCCATCAGCGCGGCGCCACTGCCTGAGCGCAGCATGTGGCGCGGCGAGGAATAGCCTTCGAGGTGGAAACGGCCCGTGGCGAGCGCCGTGACCAGACTCCCGGCAAATACGCCTGCGACCGTAGCGATGCCGAAATTGAGCGTGAGGCCAGTCGAGAGCATCGCGTATTGCAGGCTATCGGCGATCGGCGCGATGAAGGTGAGCGAAGCCACCGGTACCGGATTGAAGTCGTCAGCACCGAGAGAGCCGGTGACGAACCAGCCACCGGCGACGAGCAGGCCGACGATGACGCCCGCTGCGATCTGGCCCGGCGAGCGTCGAAACGCCGGATGCGCGAAAGCGAACAGGATCAGCGCGACCACGACCACGGCAGCAGCGAGCACACGCGAAACCGGTTCAGCGGCACCAAGCGCTGCCAGCAGCGACGGCAGCGAATTTGCGTTGACGGTCGTTTGCGACGCCTGAACCAGCGCAATGCGTGCTGGCGCGATCAGCCCCTTGAGCGTCATCTGCGCCGCGATGGCAAGCACGATCACGACGACGAAGGAGCGGAGATTGCCGCGCCCGAACAGCACCAGCGCCCGCGAGCCGCAGCCGTTCGACAACACCATGCCATAGCCGAACAGCAGACCACCGAGGAACAACACAGGCACTGAAAAAGATTGTTGCAGGTAGATCGATTTGCCGAGATCGACCGTGCCGCTGCCCGCCAAAAACTGGCTGACGGCGATCGCAACGGCCATCGCCAGCGCATAGGTGCGCACCAGCCGCCCATCCCCCTCCGCGAGCCAGCCGCGCATGCTGCTCATCAGGCAGAAGCCGCTGAGCAGGCCGACGGCACCGTAGATCAGGCCAATGACGAGGCCGGCGAGGATGACGAGTTGGGTGGACTCCATCGGTGGCCCTCAGGTCTCTCGCCATTCTCCGTCATTGGG
This genomic stretch from Bradyrhizobium sp. CCGB12 harbors:
- a CDS encoding DMT family transporter, encoding MNSLSPRAAIGLFLIVVLAWGVNWSVTKQLVQFLPPLWTSAIRSWIALAGLIVILGLSKNLVIPERHDIPVILSVALLHMTVFSVLVAAGVRFLPASKAIVLGYTTPLWVAIAAPLLGKDTLTASKLAGALLGLIGLAVILNPASIDWTNDNAVLGAGMVILAAISWAANIIYIRAHRWIASPLQLLIWQVLVATIVLSVSATVVDGLPHAEWSWKLVLLFLYSGLIGTALAYWAMSMVNKSISALTTSLGTTGTPLVGIASAAILLGEPIDMSLAVAAGLIVTGIGLATLGDRMLRGQATASS
- a CDS encoding bifunctional alpha/beta hydrolase/OsmC family protein codes for the protein MPTERFQFTGEGGHQLSAALELPDGEPAAFALFAHCFTCGKDTLAAKRIAVALAAKGIAVLRFDFTGLGSSEGDFANSTFSSNVTDLVRAADHLRSVRKAPSVLIGHSLGGAAILAAAGQIPDAKAVVTIAAPSDPAHVTGLFREHLDNIRTQGEVEVSLAGRPFRIKREFLDDIAEHELMKDITGLHKALLVMHSPVDDTVGIDNATKIFVAAKHPKSFVSLDHADHLLTKPADALYAADVIAAWASRYIDTARPAKTMDLAEVPRKVVVQETRKSKFNQIITIGPHHLVADEPVTAGGEDAGPGPYDFLLAGLGACTSMTMRLYADRKSLPLDRVTVSLKHSKIHAKDCAECETREGMLDQIERDIAMDGALDAEQRKKLMEIADKCPVHRTLTSEIRIVTKAVD
- a CDS encoding YeeE/YedE family protein, with product MESTQLVILAGLVIGLIYGAVGLLSGFCLMSSMRGWLAEGDGRLVRTYALAMAVAIAVSQFLAGSGTVDLGKSIYLQQSFSVPVLFLGGLLFGYGMVLSNGCGSRALVLFGRGNLRSFVVVIVLAIAAQMTLKGLIAPARIALVQASQTTVNANSLPSLLAALGAAEPVSRVLAAAVVVVALILFAFAHPAFRRSPGQIAAGVIVGLLVAGGWFVTGSLGADDFNPVPVASLTFIAPIADSLQYAMLSTGLTLNFGIATVAGVFAGSLVTALATGRFHLEGYSSPRHMLRSGSGAALMGIGGVMAFGCSIGQGLTGLSTLALGSFVAVAGIVLGTTAGLRGALRVQLLAVA
- a CDS encoding PLP-dependent aminotransferase family protein — encoded protein: MISGLINLKRAGDEGLVVQLTSRLRNLIAAGSLGKGYVLPSSRRLASELGVSRNTVTYAFEQLAAEGYLTASHGRRAVVTIDGDERAEGAGAVASSIRPVKPRLSPWASKLKQTDWPMSYQAPLRPLRPGHGDFREFPNEIWARCLRGSAVRAVKRELGPVNRTRLREALAHYLATSRGVRATAEQIMILPSAQAALTLIAAVLITPGDEVWVEDPGYPGAAAAFRGSGARVIGVELDEQGMQRMPDVLAPKLVFMTPSHQHPTGRLMSLERRTEFLRTSRPGKTWIVEDDYDGEFHYDSRPVPALQGLDAHGRVFYVGTFSKAMTSDIRLGYLVAPPALVGTLEIAQRHMGLIAASHIQEALAEFISDGHFLAHLRRMRRLYHARRDHLVEGLEHHLGEVLSAEVPSGGIQLVARLKRGRADQAVVKRLVAAGVVTRALSSLALGKPRDHGLLLGFAAWRENEISAALRTMASCF